Proteins encoded within one genomic window of Cellulomonas flavigena DSM 20109:
- a CDS encoding DUF2207 domain-containing protein, whose product MLSAVRRLGVTALVVLLALGVLLLAPREALGAPPAAFAAGTPGDLVSGREITRYEVTADVAVDGTVALRLELDFDFGDDPGHGPYLSFPTRVSYDDDRDRFFEYRDVTASSPTGAPAQVNREDQSSAVVLRIGDPDVGDVAGVQTYVVEMTVDGWLNPANEQHSGDELYWNVIGPGWEIPLSDVSVTVTGPADVEGAVCFVGPYGSTTPCDDATTRDTGATFTQDVVVVGDQLTTVTGWPGGTFPGVEPILRDKPDPTLPLRPVSAGGAGAAGVALVGGALAVARVRRTGRDRAYLGLTPGLRPASGQETSVGARDKRAPVTVQFQPPEGTRPGEIGTLVDEKADAVDVTATIIDLAVRGWLRIEEVPRSKPGRKPKDWTLVRTRQSTEGLLPFEATLLADLFATGSQVRLSALRTTFSSSLAKVQGMMYDHVTDVGWFRANPRTVRASWIAVGILLLVAGLGGFVAGWAVGSVPGLSLVGVALGLVGVLVLALSGAAPARTADGTAVLAHALGFRRYLQVAEGDQIRFEEGQDVFSRYLPYAMVFGLADRWARVFAELAARGYVIDQPSWYVGAYPASYGFWATGFAGAIDRFESIATAAITAPTPGSSGDSGFSGGGGFSGGGVGGGGGGGW is encoded by the coding sequence GTGCTGAGCGCCGTGCGCCGGCTGGGCGTCACGGCGCTCGTCGTGCTGCTGGCCCTCGGCGTGCTGCTGCTCGCACCGCGCGAGGCGCTCGGCGCGCCGCCCGCGGCCTTCGCCGCGGGCACCCCCGGCGACCTCGTCAGCGGGCGGGAGATCACCCGGTACGAGGTCACGGCGGACGTCGCCGTCGACGGCACCGTCGCCCTGCGCCTCGAGCTCGACTTCGACTTCGGCGACGACCCGGGTCACGGACCCTACCTCTCGTTCCCCACGCGCGTGTCGTACGACGACGACCGGGACCGGTTCTTCGAGTACCGCGACGTCACCGCGTCCAGCCCGACGGGCGCTCCCGCGCAGGTGAACCGTGAGGACCAGTCGTCGGCCGTCGTGCTCCGGATCGGGGACCCGGACGTCGGCGACGTCGCGGGCGTGCAGACGTACGTGGTCGAGATGACGGTCGACGGGTGGCTCAACCCCGCGAACGAGCAGCACTCCGGTGACGAGCTGTACTGGAACGTCATCGGGCCGGGCTGGGAGATCCCGCTGTCCGACGTCTCGGTGACGGTGACCGGGCCTGCGGACGTCGAGGGCGCCGTGTGCTTCGTCGGGCCGTACGGTTCCACCACGCCCTGCGACGACGCGACGACACGGGACACCGGCGCCACGTTCACGCAGGACGTCGTCGTGGTCGGCGACCAGCTCACCACCGTCACCGGGTGGCCCGGCGGCACGTTCCCCGGCGTCGAGCCGATCCTGCGGGACAAGCCCGACCCGACCCTGCCGCTGCGGCCGGTGAGTGCCGGCGGTGCGGGCGCCGCGGGCGTCGCGCTGGTCGGCGGTGCGCTCGCGGTCGCGCGCGTGCGCCGCACCGGTCGTGACCGCGCCTACCTCGGCCTGACGCCGGGGCTGCGCCCCGCCTCCGGCCAGGAGACGTCCGTCGGGGCCCGCGACAAGCGGGCGCCGGTGACGGTGCAGTTCCAGCCGCCGGAGGGCACGCGCCCGGGGGAGATCGGCACCCTCGTCGACGAGAAGGCCGACGCCGTCGACGTCACGGCCACCATCATCGACCTCGCCGTGCGCGGCTGGCTGCGCATCGAGGAGGTGCCGCGCTCGAAGCCGGGCAGGAAGCCGAAGGACTGGACGCTCGTGCGCACGCGCCAGAGCACCGAGGGTCTGCTGCCGTTCGAGGCGACGCTGCTGGCCGACCTGTTCGCCACGGGCAGCCAGGTCCGGCTGTCGGCGCTGAGGACCACCTTCTCGTCGTCCCTCGCCAAGGTGCAGGGCATGATGTACGACCACGTCACGGACGTCGGGTGGTTCCGTGCGAACCCGCGCACGGTGCGGGCGTCGTGGATCGCCGTGGGCATCCTGCTGCTCGTCGCGGGTCTCGGCGGCTTCGTCGCCGGCTGGGCGGTCGGCTCGGTGCCCGGGCTCTCGTTGGTCGGCGTCGCGCTCGGACTGGTCGGGGTGCTCGTGCTCGCGCTCAGCGGCGCCGCCCCCGCGCGCACGGCGGACGGCACCGCGGTCCTCGCGCACGCGCTCGGGTTCCGGCGGTACCTGCAGGTCGCGGAGGGGGACCAGATCCGCTTCGAGGAGGGGCAGGACGTCTTCAGCCGCTACCTGCCGTACGCCATGGTCTTCGGCCTCGCCGACCGGTGGGCGCGCGTGTTCGCCGAGCTCGCCGCGCGCGGGTACGTGATCGACCAGCCGTCCTGGTACGTCGGGGCGTACCCCGCGTCGTACGGCTTCTGGGCCACGGGGTTCGCCGGGGCGATCGACCGGTTCGAGTCGATCGCGACCGCCGCGATCACCGCACCGACGCCCGGGTCGTCGGGCGACTCCGGCTTCAGCGGGGGTGGCGGGTTCTCGGGCGGGGGCGTCGGCGGCGGTGGGGGCGGCGGCTGGTGA
- a CDS encoding RecQ family ATP-dependent DNA helicase, with the protein MATTTQGTTGSATRRTAPTTTGGRAGATLEEAVERVLGEGTELRQAQRDALRGLTAHDTLLVARTGAGKTAVYAIATLLAARLTVVVSPLIALQRDQERALAEAGLRVASVSSARTAAQQREALEAAASGGLDVLLLGPEQLQRDVVRAALGDADVGLVVVDEAHCVAEWGHDFRPDYLLVGGVVQQLGAPRVLALTATASTHVRDEIVGRLGMRDARVLVHDADRPNIWLGARYVATQDERDAVVRDLVAEEPGAVVVYARTRAHCEQLAALIAEVRPASVYHAGLPAAERARVQDRFLGGEDQLVVATSAFGMGVDRPDVRLVVHAGAPATLDQYYQEVGRAGRDEEPARGVVVVRAEDHALSRYQRASGGPRPATLRRVLAALAEEPGDVAALVSRTGLGRRTVARAVGTLQHVAAVRDDGGRLRLVEGVVVRRVLADVQEAGERRARLETSRVELVRTYTDTTDCRRRLLLELLGEERRDTCERCDSCEAGTSLTVSRQRLRSGQQVEHREFGPGTVSVVEAERVTVLFEDRGYVTLDTQIALDSELLTLAAS; encoded by the coding sequence GTGGCGACGACGACGCAGGGCACGACGGGGAGCGCGACCCGGAGGACGGCGCCGACCACGACCGGGGGCCGGGCGGGCGCGACCCTCGAGGAAGCGGTCGAGCGGGTGCTCGGCGAGGGCACCGAGCTGCGCCAGGCGCAGCGGGACGCGCTGCGCGGGCTGACCGCCCACGACACCCTGCTCGTCGCCCGCACCGGTGCCGGCAAGACGGCGGTGTACGCGATCGCGACCCTGCTGGCGGCACGGCTCACGGTGGTCGTGTCGCCGCTCATCGCGCTGCAGCGCGACCAGGAGCGTGCGCTGGCCGAGGCCGGTCTGCGGGTCGCGTCGGTGAGCTCGGCCCGCACCGCGGCACAGCAGCGCGAGGCCCTGGAGGCCGCGGCGTCCGGTGGGCTCGACGTGCTGCTCCTGGGCCCCGAGCAGCTCCAGCGGGACGTGGTGCGCGCCGCCCTGGGCGACGCCGACGTGGGCCTCGTCGTCGTCGACGAGGCGCACTGCGTGGCCGAGTGGGGTCACGACTTCCGCCCCGACTACCTGCTCGTCGGCGGCGTCGTGCAGCAGCTCGGCGCACCGCGCGTGCTCGCGCTCACGGCGACCGCGTCGACGCACGTCCGTGACGAGATCGTCGGACGCCTGGGCATGCGCGACGCGCGGGTCCTCGTGCACGACGCCGACCGCCCCAACATCTGGCTCGGCGCGCGGTACGTCGCGACGCAGGACGAGCGGGACGCCGTCGTGCGGGACCTCGTGGCCGAGGAGCCCGGCGCCGTCGTGGTCTACGCCCGCACCCGCGCGCACTGCGAGCAGCTCGCCGCACTCATCGCCGAGGTGCGGCCCGCGAGCGTCTACCACGCCGGGCTGCCGGCCGCGGAGCGTGCCCGGGTGCAGGACCGGTTCCTCGGGGGTGAGGACCAGCTGGTGGTGGCGACGTCCGCGTTCGGCATGGGCGTCGACCGGCCGGACGTGCGCCTCGTCGTCCACGCCGGGGCGCCCGCGACGCTCGACCAGTACTACCAGGAGGTCGGACGGGCGGGGCGCGACGAGGAGCCGGCGCGTGGTGTCGTCGTCGTGCGCGCCGAGGACCACGCGCTGTCGCGCTACCAGCGGGCGAGCGGGGGGCCGCGTCCGGCGACCCTGCGCCGCGTGCTCGCCGCGCTCGCGGAGGAACCGGGGGACGTGGCCGCGCTGGTGTCGCGCACGGGCCTGGGCCGGCGGACGGTCGCGCGGGCCGTCGGGACGCTGCAGCACGTCGCGGCGGTGCGCGACGACGGCGGTCGTCTGCGGCTTGTCGAGGGGGTCGTGGTGCGTCGCGTCCTCGCCGACGTGCAGGAGGCCGGTGAGCGCCGGGCGCGGCTCGAGACGTCACGCGTCGAGCTGGTCCGCACGTACACCGACACCACCGACTGCCGACGGCGGCTGCTGCTCGAGCTGCTGGGCGAGGAGCGGCGCGACACGTGCGAGCGGTGCGACAGCTGCGAGGCGGGGACGTCGCTCACCGTGTCGCGGCAGCGGCTGCGGTCCGGCCAGCAGGTGGAGCATCGGGAGTTCGGGCCGGGCACCGTGAGCGTCGTCGAGGCCGAGCGCGTCACGGTGCTCTTCGAGGACCGCGGCTACGTCACGCTCGACACGCAGATCGCGCTGGACTCCGAGCTGCTCACGCTCGCGGCCTCCTGA
- a CDS encoding DUF6480 family protein: MSTPTSPDPDPSTTPGLEPGGGVAPGDTPPGESSTSGASDRQPATGSRGANWAAYLVIGGVVVVAALFFVGYAIGLAD; this comes from the coding sequence ATGAGCACGCCGACGAGTCCCGACCCGGACCCGTCCACCACACCCGGGCTCGAGCCCGGGGGTGGGGTCGCGCCCGGGGACACGCCACCGGGGGAGTCGTCGACGTCCGGTGCGTCGGACCGCCAGCCGGCGACGGGATCGCGGGGGGCGAACTGGGCGGCCTACCTGGTCATCGGCGGGGTCGTGGTCGTCGCCGCGCTGTTCTTCGTCGGGTACGCGATCGGGCTCGCGGACTAG
- a CDS encoding YwiC-like family protein encodes MTTTSAPAPRVRRRRPPPGWVPRQHGAWAMLVVPPVVGGIVGGWSWRHVLLLVAWLVGYLAYHAAGLWLRSGRKPRYRRPVLVYGGVGLALLAVLLVVAPRLLVWAPVFAPLLVASLVASLRRADRSWFNDTVTVTAAALLTPVAAVLGTGTPRAVDVWAATGVLLAYFLGTVPYVKSLIRERDDPRVRQVSVAYHVLVAAVLAAVHPVLGAVGVLLAVRAAVVPWRWPRARPAVIGAGEVVATVLVTAALLAVVPLA; translated from the coding sequence GTGACGACGACGTCGGCCCCGGCACCCCGCGTGCGACGTCGACGGCCCCCGCCCGGGTGGGTGCCGCGGCAGCACGGCGCGTGGGCGATGCTCGTGGTCCCGCCCGTGGTCGGCGGGATCGTCGGCGGCTGGTCGTGGCGGCACGTCCTGCTGCTGGTCGCGTGGCTCGTGGGGTACCTCGCGTACCACGCGGCGGGGCTCTGGCTGCGGTCGGGACGCAAGCCGCGGTACCGGCGTCCGGTGCTCGTGTACGGCGGCGTCGGTCTCGCGCTGCTGGCCGTGCTGCTCGTGGTGGCGCCGCGGCTCCTCGTGTGGGCCCCGGTCTTCGCGCCGCTCCTCGTCGCGAGCCTCGTCGCGTCGCTGCGGCGCGCGGACCGCTCGTGGTTCAACGACACCGTCACCGTGACGGCGGCGGCGCTGCTGACGCCGGTCGCCGCGGTGCTCGGCACAGGTACGCCACGGGCGGTCGACGTCTGGGCGGCCACCGGTGTGCTGCTCGCCTACTTCCTCGGCACCGTGCCCTACGTGAAGTCCCTGATCCGCGAGCGGGACGACCCCCGCGTGCGGCAGGTGTCCGTGGCGTACCACGTGCTGGTCGCCGCGGTGCTGGCGGCCGTGCACCCCGTGCTCGGGGCGGTCGGCGTGCTGCTGGCCGTGCGCGCCGCCGTCGTGCCGTGGCGGTGGCCGCGGGCGCGACCCGCGGTGATCGGCGCGGGGGAGGTCGTGGCGACGGTCCTGGTGACGGCGGCGCTGCTCGCGGTCGTCCCCCTGGCCTGA
- a CDS encoding ATP-dependent DNA ligase, whose product MDLPVMPPVAPMLAKSVKEIPDTGHVEPKWDGFRTIVFRDEDDVELGSRNGKPMTRYFPELVEALKENLPERCVLDGEIVVVTGDRLDFDALQQRIHPAASRVKLLAGQTPASFVAFDLLALGDDDLTGRPFSERRARLVEALAGARPPVHVTRATGDMAEAQRWFTQFEGAGLDGVVAKPLDAPYQPDKRAMFKIKHERTADCVVAGFRWHKTGDVVGSLLLGLWNDEGRLQHVGVSASFPMARRRTLLDDLAPYRDVDLADHPWGAWADQQAHADNRLPGAVSRWNATKDLSFVPLRPELVVEVAYDHMEGDRFRHTAQFRRWRTDRDPRTCTYEQLDEPVGYDLADVLGG is encoded by the coding sequence ATGGACCTGCCCGTGATGCCGCCCGTCGCGCCGATGCTGGCGAAGTCGGTCAAGGAGATCCCCGACACCGGCCACGTCGAGCCGAAGTGGGACGGCTTCCGCACGATCGTCTTCCGCGACGAGGACGACGTGGAGCTGGGCAGCCGCAACGGCAAGCCGATGACGCGGTACTTCCCCGAGCTCGTCGAGGCGCTCAAGGAGAACCTGCCGGAGCGCTGCGTGCTCGACGGGGAGATCGTCGTCGTCACGGGCGACCGCCTCGACTTCGACGCGCTCCAGCAGCGCATCCACCCCGCGGCCAGCCGCGTGAAGCTGCTGGCCGGGCAGACCCCGGCGTCGTTCGTCGCATTCGACCTCCTGGCGCTGGGCGACGACGACCTCACGGGCCGCCCGTTCTCCGAGCGCCGCGCCCGGCTCGTCGAGGCCCTCGCCGGCGCCCGTCCCCCGGTCCACGTCACGCGCGCGACCGGCGACATGGCCGAGGCACAGCGCTGGTTCACGCAGTTCGAGGGCGCCGGCCTCGACGGCGTCGTCGCCAAGCCCCTGGACGCGCCGTACCAGCCGGACAAGCGCGCGATGTTCAAGATCAAGCACGAGCGCACTGCCGACTGCGTGGTCGCCGGGTTCCGCTGGCACAAGACCGGCGACGTCGTCGGGTCGCTGCTGCTCGGCCTGTGGAACGACGAGGGCCGCCTGCAGCACGTCGGGGTCAGCGCGTCGTTCCCCATGGCACGGCGCCGCACGCTGCTCGACGACCTCGCGCCCTACCGGGACGTCGACCTGGCCGACCACCCGTGGGGCGCGTGGGCCGACCAGCAGGCGCACGCCGACAACCGCCTGCCCGGCGCGGTGAGCCGGTGGAACGCCACCAAGGACCTGTCGTTCGTGCCGCTGCGCCCCGAGCTCGTCGTCGAGGTCGCGTACGACCACATGGAGGGCGACCGGTTCCGGCACACGGCGCAGTTCCGCCGCTGGCGCACCGACCGCGACCCGCGCACGTGCACCTACGAGCAACTCGACGAGCCTGTCGGCTACGACCTCGCGGACGTCCTCGGCGGCTGA
- a CDS encoding ALF repeat-containing protein, with the protein MLSAVVAVTLGATLGGTSTAYAAGTDGGSAEVDRSRVVLLVQAGTPQVAREAAAAAVGSDADVEAFLETGYDEALAVDYRSAAQSLGATGGPAMRAAANRALAGSDDDVRGFVQEGFRTAWETDEELRVVRAMAAGGPVTQQAAEKALDGDALAWSEFLSTGLARARHADNEIRASRMLTGGPENSGPALAAAAEVALEGSPEQLEEFLQHGQHVARARDAEMATVAGLTEQARAASEDTATHSGEATAASSRAVAAAANAKKSAQEALAQAQAAGGAAEGASAAAGRAEDAAIAAQSAAGEASSASSAALRAAQTAAEGARKATAAASLTAQAAAAAQAAAAAARTDRDRAAAARTAAEAADAAAARIKTLVGIRKERDASIAAARAAAEAAVGASQDADAAAEAADRAARQSGVSVSQAKRTRQAAAEARARAAAAAAAAVRSLQFAEQAAAAGDQAFEFARQAGEHAAAAAAAAKDAADHAGETATAAAESATHAEDATKASKLAVDAAEQAVVVEQLARQADAARLEEAIDAGLVAARNAAAAEKASGESGGEMLAWDRSLRWDTPEDDRVPAATRALLDEATAEDATSATVLQQGRLAAMDLLSTGGEWTAAAAADALAGDEAVLRSWLDAGRAAAADQDDRVRLWRLIDTLPDGQQRKAALTAVNGEDGAAATFLRTRAYPRKVLDDERALARILDADPGPMLYEATQRVLEGTPAQMHEFLRTGQYVARAADMEIEAARVLEEGGPEVKAAAQVALEGPRSGLSYFLAVGQFEAAQRDLEQAAHVEAVRALVAQAQEYAQRALADAAEARRVAADAAKATGEAAAAAEQARSAAAQAATYAQQAATSASAARASAEKAAVSAQTAVAAAAQAGASAQSAARSAVTATKAAERAVTDAATAQMAKESARVAARDAGLDATAAENAARSVWTNYVKQLKQDEVAIRNLAQGSSPTGVGTASSYHRYWMCLSPTGQPTESSVACTNGFTTFGTVLVDWVTCGSPASRDYIKCYPVQPELRGGLATHIAFEQMNDWLGTAKADEFTEIGTSNRKLLNEVTPMVLRAMAGSGFKPGNVTLGSLAGLVGQKESYELATIMVGHPKGTLVAQMLRDMNATFCDGCEWDAKVELAQRLGVHTREDSWVAMPDGSELYYDVFGNVQYGVMMSRFGFSLESAVLASHGPDAGNADPKDDVAIQLGYEIADAYDAGMTVQEFAKWLNSPEIRSRLEAAEKWRP; encoded by the coding sequence GTGCTGTCTGCTGTGGTGGCGGTGACGCTGGGAGCAACGCTGGGGGGCACGTCCACCGCGTACGCCGCCGGCACGGACGGCGGGTCGGCCGAGGTCGACCGCAGCAGGGTCGTGCTGCTCGTCCAGGCCGGGACGCCTCAGGTGGCTCGCGAGGCCGCGGCCGCCGCGGTGGGCTCGGACGCCGACGTGGAGGCGTTCCTCGAGACCGGGTACGACGAAGCGCTCGCGGTCGACTACCGGAGCGCCGCCCAGTCCCTGGGTGCCACGGGCGGACCGGCGATGCGCGCGGCGGCCAACCGAGCGTTGGCCGGGTCCGACGACGACGTGCGGGGCTTCGTCCAGGAGGGCTTCCGTACTGCCTGGGAGACCGACGAGGAGCTCAGGGTCGTGCGCGCCATGGCGGCGGGCGGACCCGTGACCCAGCAGGCTGCGGAGAAGGCGCTCGACGGCGACGCGCTGGCGTGGTCCGAGTTCCTGAGCACCGGACTGGCCAGGGCGCGGCACGCCGACAACGAGATCCGCGCGTCGCGGATGCTGACGGGCGGACCCGAGAACAGCGGACCCGCGCTGGCGGCGGCCGCTGAGGTGGCTCTGGAGGGCTCACCGGAGCAGCTCGAGGAGTTCCTCCAGCACGGTCAGCACGTCGCGCGTGCGCGGGACGCGGAGATGGCGACCGTCGCCGGTCTGACCGAGCAGGCGCGCGCGGCGAGCGAGGACACCGCGACCCACTCGGGCGAGGCGACAGCGGCGTCGTCGCGGGCGGTGGCCGCGGCCGCCAACGCGAAGAAGTCCGCTCAGGAGGCTCTCGCGCAGGCGCAGGCCGCGGGCGGCGCCGCGGAAGGTGCCTCCGCGGCCGCCGGGCGCGCCGAGGACGCGGCCATCGCCGCGCAGAGCGCGGCAGGAGAGGCCTCGTCCGCGTCGAGCGCCGCGTTGCGGGCGGCACAGACGGCCGCCGAGGGGGCACGGAAGGCGACCGCCGCCGCGTCGCTGACGGCTCAGGCGGCAGCAGCCGCCCAGGCTGCGGCCGCCGCTGCGCGGACGGACCGCGACAGGGCCGCGGCCGCCCGTACCGCGGCAGAGGCGGCCGACGCGGCGGCCGCGCGGATCAAGACGCTCGTCGGGATCCGCAAGGAGCGCGACGCCTCGATCGCTGCGGCTCGCGCGGCCGCCGAGGCGGCGGTCGGTGCCAGCCAGGACGCCGACGCCGCGGCGGAGGCGGCGGACCGGGCTGCGCGGCAGTCGGGCGTGTCGGTCAGCCAGGCCAAGCGCACCCGGCAGGCCGCGGCCGAGGCGCGCGCCCGCGCGGCCGCTGCTGCAGCCGCGGCGGTGCGGAGCCTGCAGTTCGCCGAGCAGGCGGCAGCCGCGGGCGACCAGGCGTTCGAGTTCGCACGTCAGGCCGGCGAGCACGCCGCGGCAGCAGCGGCCGCCGCGAAGGACGCGGCGGACCACGCGGGCGAGACGGCGACGGCTGCCGCGGAGTCGGCGACGCACGCGGAGGACGCGACGAAGGCGTCGAAGCTCGCGGTCGACGCCGCGGAGCAGGCCGTCGTCGTGGAGCAGCTGGCGCGTCAGGCCGACGCGGCCAGGCTCGAGGAAGCGATCGACGCCGGCCTCGTGGCCGCGCGCAACGCCGCTGCGGCCGAGAAGGCTTCCGGGGAATCGGGCGGCGAGATGCTCGCGTGGGATCGCAGCCTGCGGTGGGACACGCCCGAGGACGACCGGGTACCTGCCGCCACGCGGGCGCTGCTCGACGAGGCGACCGCGGAGGACGCGACGAGCGCGACCGTCCTGCAGCAGGGCCGACTGGCCGCCATGGACCTCCTGAGCACGGGAGGTGAGTGGACGGCGGCGGCAGCCGCGGACGCGCTGGCCGGCGACGAGGCCGTCCTGCGCTCGTGGCTCGACGCGGGACGCGCCGCCGCGGCCGACCAGGACGACCGCGTGCGGCTGTGGCGTCTCATCGACACACTGCCCGACGGTCAGCAGAGGAAGGCGGCGCTCACGGCCGTCAACGGTGAGGACGGGGCTGCTGCGACGTTCCTGCGGACCCGTGCCTACCCGCGCAAGGTCCTCGACGACGAGCGCGCGTTGGCGAGGATCCTGGACGCGGACCCCGGTCCGATGCTGTACGAGGCGACCCAGAGGGTCCTCGAGGGCACGCCGGCGCAGATGCACGAGTTCCTGCGGACGGGTCAGTACGTGGCGCGGGCGGCAGACATGGAGATCGAGGCCGCGCGTGTCCTCGAGGAGGGCGGCCCCGAGGTGAAGGCCGCCGCGCAGGTCGCACTCGAAGGCCCCCGCTCGGGACTGTCGTACTTCCTCGCGGTCGGCCAGTTCGAGGCTGCGCAGCGTGACCTCGAGCAGGCTGCACACGTCGAGGCGGTCCGTGCCCTCGTCGCCCAGGCGCAGGAGTACGCGCAGCGAGCTCTCGCCGATGCGGCGGAGGCGCGTCGGGTGGCGGCCGACGCCGCGAAGGCGACCGGCGAGGCCGCGGCGGCTGCGGAGCAGGCACGCTCGGCGGCGGCCCAGGCGGCGACCTACGCACAGCAGGCCGCGACATCGGCGTCCGCTGCGCGCGCGTCGGCGGAGAAGGCGGCCGTCTCGGCGCAGACCGCGGTCGCCGCGGCGGCGCAGGCGGGTGCGAGCGCGCAGAGCGCGGCACGTTCCGCAGTGACGGCGACGAAGGCCGCGGAGCGGGCCGTCACCGACGCAGCGACGGCTCAGATGGCGAAGGAGTCGGCCCGTGTAGCTGCGCGCGACGCGGGACTCGACGCGACAGCTGCGGAGAACGCAGCCCGTTCGGTCTGGACCAACTACGTCAAGCAGCTCAAGCAGGACGAGGTCGCGATCCGCAACCTCGCCCAGGGCTCGTCGCCCACAGGTGTCGGGACGGCGAGCTCCTACCACCGGTACTGGATGTGTCTGAGCCCCACCGGTCAGCCGACGGAGTCCTCCGTGGCGTGCACCAACGGCTTCACGACCTTCGGAACCGTCCTGGTGGACTGGGTGACCTGCGGCAGCCCGGCGTCGCGGGACTACATCAAGTGCTACCCCGTCCAGCCCGAGCTGCGGGGGGGCCTGGCCACGCACATCGCGTTCGAGCAGATGAACGACTGGTTGGGAACGGCGAAGGCCGACGAGTTCACCGAGATCGGTACGTCCAACCGCAAGCTCCTCAACGAGGTCACCCCGATGGTCCTCCGGGCGATGGCGGGGTCGGGCTTCAAGCCGGGCAACGTCACGCTCGGAAGCCTTGCGGGTCTTGTCGGCCAGAAGGAGTCGTACGAACTCGCGACCATCATGGTGGGGCACCCGAAGGGCACCCTGGTCGCGCAGATGCTGCGGGACATGAACGCGACGTTCTGCGACGGGTGCGAGTGGGACGCCAAGGTGGAGCTCGCCCAACGTCTCGGCGTCCACACCCGAGAGGACTCCTGGGTCGCGATGCCGGATGGCTCCGAGCTGTACTACGACGTCTTCGGGAACGTCCAGTACGGCGTGATGATGAGCAGGTTCGGGTTCAGCCTGGAGAGCGCGGTGCTCGCGTCGCACGGGCCGGACGCCGGGAACGCGGACCCGAAGGACGACGTGGCCATCCAGCTCGGCTACGAGATCGCCGACGCCTACGACGCCGGGATGACGGTCCAGGAGTTCGCGAAGTGGCTGAACAGCCCGGAGATCCGCAGTCGGCTCGAAGCAGCCGAGAAGTGGCGGCCGTGA
- a CDS encoding S1 family peptidase, translating to MNQVDGRRWRAARAVIALMALTAVAAPAHAVQGVVPGAAAAAATVRLEIAGHPDAVPGETRERACSGALVAASWVITAASCFADASGAAVTAGAPRWATTATVGRPDLTATTGQVLKVDRLVPHPDRDVVLAHLASTVTTTTPLAVATTPPAVGETLTVAGYGRTADAVVPDTVHAAAYSVASVGDRALDIVPAQDDAAICKGDAGGPALRATASGGVELVAIHHTAYQGGCLGSVSTRREATETRVDDLRDWVGQVTAPTQHLALGGGRVGVVTDARKAIVADGLTGSWTTVHDDAAQVVLDGTRIGVLTSDGVALVKDGGITAPFVRVAGGVQQLVLSGDRIGVLTDGGDASVKEGPVNAGWVKVSGGVKQLVLSGDRIGVLTHGGDASVKEGPVNAGWVKVSGGVKQLVLSGNRIGVLSDGGEASVKEGGLGAGWVAEHGGVRDLALSGDRIGVLTNGRDALVKEGDLRAGWVVEYGGVQSMVLSGNRIGVVTGDGAALVKEGALNAGWTSVWGKCHQGPCSTSG from the coding sequence GTGAATCAGGTCGACGGACGTAGGTGGAGGGCTGCCCGGGCAGTCATCGCTCTGATGGCGCTGACGGCGGTCGCGGCGCCCGCGCACGCGGTGCAGGGCGTCGTGCCCGGGGCGGCCGCAGCGGCGGCGACCGTGCGCCTCGAGATCGCGGGTCACCCCGACGCGGTGCCCGGGGAGACGCGGGAGCGGGCGTGCTCGGGGGCGCTGGTCGCCGCGTCGTGGGTGATCACGGCAGCGTCGTGCTTCGCGGACGCGTCCGGCGCGGCGGTGACGGCCGGCGCGCCGCGCTGGGCGACGACGGCGACGGTGGGGCGCCCTGACCTGACGGCGACGACCGGGCAGGTGCTCAAGGTGGACCGGCTCGTGCCGCACCCCGACCGCGACGTCGTCCTGGCGCACCTGGCGTCGACGGTGACCACCACGACTCCGTTGGCGGTCGCGACGACGCCGCCGGCGGTCGGCGAGACGCTGACGGTCGCCGGGTACGGCCGTACCGCCGACGCCGTCGTCCCCGACACCGTGCACGCCGCGGCGTACTCGGTGGCGTCGGTCGGCGACAGGGCTCTCGACATCGTGCCGGCGCAGGACGATGCCGCAATCTGCAAGGGCGACGCGGGTGGCCCGGCGCTGCGTGCGACGGCGAGTGGGGGAGTGGAGCTCGTCGCAATCCATCACACCGCCTACCAGGGCGGCTGCCTCGGGTCGGTGAGCACCCGCAGGGAGGCCACCGAGACGCGCGTCGACGACCTCCGCGACTGGGTCGGGCAGGTCACCGCACCGACGCAGCACCTGGCGCTCGGCGGAGGTCGTGTCGGCGTCGTGACCGACGCACGCAAGGCGATCGTCGCCGACGGGCTCACGGGCAGCTGGACGACGGTGCACGACGACGCCGCGCAGGTCGTCCTCGACGGCACGCGCATCGGCGTACTGACGTCGGACGGCGTCGCTCTCGTGAAGGACGGGGGCATCACGGCCCCGTTCGTCCGCGTCGCCGGTGGCGTGCAGCAGCTCGTGCTGTCCGGCGACCGCATCGGTGTGCTGACGGACGGCGGGGACGCCTCTGTGAAGGAGGGGCCGGTCAACGCCGGGTGGGTCAAGGTGTCAGGGGGCGTGAAGCAGCTCGTGCTGTCCGGCGACCGGATCGGCGTGCTGACCCACGGCGGCGACGCCTCTGTGAAGGAGGGGCCGGTCAACGCCGGATGGGTCAAGGTGTCAGGGGGCGTGAAGCAGCTCGTGCTGTCCGGCAACCGCATCGGCGTGCTGTCTGACGGCGGCGAAGCCTCCGTGAAGGAGGGCGGTCTGGGTGCCGGCTGGGTCGCCGAGCACGGCGGCGTGCGCGACCTCGCGCTGTCGGGTGACCGGATCGGTGTGCTGACGAACGGGCGTGACGCCCTGGTGAAGGAGGGCGACCTGCGAGCGGGATGGGTCGTCGAGTACGGCGGTGTGCAGTCGATGGTGCTCTCGGGCAACCGCATCGGTGTGGTCACCGGTGACGGTGCCGCACTCGTCAAGGAGGGCGCGCTGAACGCCGGCTGGACCAGCGTCTGGGGGAAGTGCCACCAGGGGCCGTGCAGCACGTCGGGGTGA